The sequence ttaaattatttattcttggTGCTAATTATTAACTTGGAGAAACTCATCAGAGAGACAGGTTCCAAAAAATGGTCATAAACTGCACATCTGGAgtagaaaacagaataaaatgtttacatgaCAGATGTTCGAGCTGGTATCCTTAAACCACAATTTTCTGAACAGTTTCCTTAGAGAATGAGaaaaacattaatattttattactctACAGCTGGATCCCGTGAGGCAAACTTAAGGATTCCTCAGAATGCCCAAATACTGTACactcaaaaaaaacccaaaaaaaaaacccagcctgATCTTGTAAggataaatataaatgttttcacCATTTTCCCTGACTAGTGAGAGCCATACACACTTTTTGGATATATAAACAGGGAGACAGAATAACAATTACGGTCTAAGtttatgtcttttttgtgtgtttgcagggaCATTATTTTGTTTgcgctataaaaaaaaaaaatcaagcaggATCAAACTGACTGATACCCAAAATGCCTAACCAGAGCAGACCACGAATTACCCCAGTTAATTAAATTCATCATTCAAAACAAATTGAGAACAGATGAGGCTGGAAAATGATTTGATAAAAATGCATCTTACTGTACATTacaaataactgaaactaaatgaGCACAGGGAGAAAGGGGAAGCTGTGACATTAACACTTTGTATTCAGTAGGTCAAGAGAATAAACCAAGAGGCTGCAGTGTTATTCCTTGTCTGGTGTGCACATTTCCTGTGAAAAAAGCGCTGCAAAGTGTGAGGGGGCAAGGTGTCAGAGACTCCAGCTATTGCAGTACTTCTCTCATGCCTGAACATGCCAAAGGCTACAATTTGTCCTGCTCCACAAAGTGGATCTCTGTTGTGCCAGAACAGGTCGTAATTAATCTCTAGTGTGCTAACAAGGAGAGGCAAACTTCTGCAAACAGGCTGTGCAGTACTCCTGCAGATGGTCAAAGCAAAAAGGTATTAACTGCCTACACAGTCTATTTATACACCAGGACAGCAAACTGGTTTCACTTGGTTAGCCTGGTCATATATGGGTTCAAATTCTCAAACACATTGTGCTGAAATCATTCATTCTTACTTTTTTAGAAGCAGCAGTGAAACAAAATGTTCTACAGGTAACAGTAAATGTATATGGGCAGAGGGTGGTGACTATCATACTACCACAAGATACCACATTTTAATTAAGTGCAGAATCTATATCTTTAACACGCTGCTGGGGAGCTACACTGATCACATCACAAAGCAGGGCTATAGTAAGTCTGGGCTCCGTGAGAATAGCTCCCCTGCAGTTGCCAGGTCTATCCCTGAAATTTTCCCACACTTATAAGAAGCAATTGCCTTCCTGCATGGGCtcatattttactttaacatgAATACCACTTGACATTGCCCTTTAAATCCCAGCAAGTGATGCACTTCACCTGCAATGACTCTGCTTGATTTGCAGGAAAACACAAGGGAAGCTGGGACTTTGTGGGACTTCTTAGAAAACTTGAGCTATGGCTTTGTGTTCttacctccacctcctccttcctTATCtgtatgtgtacatgtgtgACTTTTAACTGTTCACTGCTGTATACTCTCCCATATCCTGGGGCAGCTGCTCATATTAATGCTGTAAataatgtaattattatttCCCCCCGCtcgatgtaaaaaataaataaataaataaatattattttgttacaTGCACGTTATATTCTATTAGTTGCCACTGAACACCAGTGATGATTTGGGGTTTGTGCAGTAATGTCCAGTCACAAAGTGATAGGTAAAATGTTTGCTTACCAGATTCAGCACCGTTTCAACAATATCCCGGTTGCTAACCTCTCCAGCCTGGATCAGTCCGGTAAGAACGGCAAATTTCATCTTGATATTCCGGATAGGAACCGATGGATTCATAATCCCAGCCGGGAGGACCACTGAACCTGATCCGGACATCATCACAGTCTCACCGGCCGCAGCGGAGACTGCAGCCGCGTGTTGCCCGTGACCTGGAGGAGGTTGTCGGTCCGAGAGCGACAGCGAGCCCGGCATTGTCACCGGTCTACCGCTTGTCATTTCCAGCCAAAGCGGGAGCTTTTCAGGAGCTGTTACGCTTTATCTCTGCAATATACTTAATCACTGTTCTGGAGCATCacgaaaaaaaatgaaataaacactcgagaaaaaaaacaaaaaaagcaaaacaccaaaaaagaaatcactcTCTTTCAGTGAAATCCACTCTGGGGAGTTCTGGTCAGTAGGTCCTGTGTGAAATCGGTGCCGGGCAGTTTACCGAGCTGACAGACCTGCGATGAACACACAAAGCTGTGTGTGATTGTGCCCCTCTCAGGATGTGCGCTGTTCAGTGGCTGTGCTGCCGTTACCGCCATGTTGCCGCCCCCTACCTGTCGTCTCGCTCACTACGCCTGCGTTGTCTGAGATACCGGAGACGTGTCGCTTCGCCGCGTTCTCCGCGGCGTGGGCTGGAACAGCCAAGACCGGCTGGCTTCAATAACTTTAGACAGACACTTAATGTAGACAGAAAAAATAGACCGTGTTATCCTGATGGGTAATGAATTTCAACAGGTTTCTCATTTCCTTAAGTCAAAATTAGATTTTACCGGTGAAGGTTAGagatttatctattttttattaGAGATGCTAATTTAGTAACTTAGGTATGAGAAAAGTTGTCATtggaaaatagaaaacaattatatgtaaaataaagtaaaataatatgAAATCAACACTGAGTAAAATAGAAATGGACgggataaaaagaaaagaaaaccacatGTGGTGGAAATATTCGCATTAAAAGCAGAGCCAGAGCCGAACATTACAGATGACTTCCATTGTTGGTGCACCAAACTGTATTTACTGTATTCAGTGATGAGTTGGTACACCTGAATATAATACCTGACCAATGATATTATGCGCATATACCAGCTTGCTAAAGATACCTGTACTCCTATCAAAAACGAGAATTACCAAATAACTCActgttgcttttatttacatattcgTGAAAGGTTAATCAGCACTGCACATGTACACTTGTAAATGTCTGTATTGTAGCTgacaattattattatctttCTCACAAAAATGTATGGTCGTTTCGTTATAGAGCGCCAGGTGTGGCATAGTTCATGAAGGACAAATGTGACCTTGGATAGTCTTTTATGCAAGGCAATATAAATTTAATTACATTAGGATGAATACTAATACTGAGACAGGGTTTCTCTTAACTTTCCTACTGAATTAGGGAGCAGTCGTCTTGTGGACACACAATCGAATGGACAGTGTAATTATACTATGCAGCATTTCTGCCACTCCCCCCCACCTTAAATGTTTTATGAGACAATTAAGAGGGCTGACTTCTCCAATATCTTTTACATGCCCTTATTTCTCACAGAGCAATGACTAAAAGATACACTGTTGGGGCATTTTccacttatttgtttttttttataaaagaaagaaaaatgaatagaTGGATAGATGTAATCCCATACATATAGATACATTTTAGAGAACGTTTCTGTGCACAaacatctgttttgtttgtttgtttttaaaaaagataataatCAAAAAATCAGTTTCCAGCATTTATATAAAACAGGCTGGCACTGACAGCTTGGGACAATTCTGTCAATCTTCCTTTCTGACAGTCGGAAGCTGAGCGTGCCTTTCAAGAGCTCATTAAACAGATCTGTGTCAGCATGGCTTCAAAAGAGTCGTGTCAGTTTTTACTGCTGTGCCTATCATGACTACCATTGTGTaattttgatgtattttgtgATAAACCACCGCAAAATGATCCACATTGTAATATTTGCCAGTTCACCTGCGAATGAAATGTAGAAGTTTGTTGAATGACATTGTTTTTACTCACGTTTCTCGCGTTCTATTTTTCTCTTGCTATATCTTCGCATAGTGGCTTAGTTTGTAGAATGCATTGTATAAGGCATACatatattctattttattttttctaatgttTTGTCTCTGCATATCAACGGGTCACTGAATCAATGTAACTGAGACACAAACACTGCTAGTGTTGAACTGAGATCAGTGAAGGAGGCTTGGTCTACACACACCAACGGCATGTACATAAATGGCATACAAAAACCTAGACTGCCATCAAAAATGTATTATATATGTATGGTGATATGTTCTCAACgtgctaaaataaataaatgtaccgATGGCAAGATCAttaagaggaaaaataaaagctgccaCTGTAAAAATCATTGATAAAGATCATCAATCTGCAAATAGAGGAGCCATCTAGTGGCAGAAACTGACCGTTTTCCTAGTTTAACCCAAGTTACCATATATGTCTTGATGTATTCTCAATCattcaggtaagtaaatctccaaaagttgattctgttcatctggacatagcggtttcagtgggagaaacgtttcgtcactcatccaagttacttcttcagtctcagctgactgcaggtttccccaatcttataaacagtacatttgcaagTTACCATATAGTTACCATGTAGTTTGGAAGAAAAAAGCCAGAGAATAATAAAACAGTCTTTATTAGCTTTTTCAACCACTATTGAGGTGGCATTAGAAAAGCAATCAATTTCAGATAAGCCATCCTCTGTGCACTATTTCGAGTCACATGAGTTTTGTAAAAAGCCAGCAGAGGTCCCTCTCATTCCAAATCAGAGTGAAGTGTATTTTCTTGCTCGGTGTATGaacttttgtatttaaaaatatttaagtatttttaaatgagaatttcTGACACCTCTTAAACGTCTGTAACAAGTTCTTAGCTTCTTTTGAGGATTAATCGAGTTCACATACTCCCAAAAATActgtttaaatttttacttatttttagaATCAGATAATATAATTAGGAATCAGCACACAAAGCATTTCATCATtttcatggttttatttttttttttaaaaaaaagaaatttttggACCTGACTGCACAATTCAGTACCCTAAAGCAGGTATGATCAAGTCAAACCTTAAGTCACCTTCTTCACAACCACTGAAGGTCAACGTTTATTACAGTTACATCCATTTCAAAATGGCAATAAAGGAGCAAAGTAAAACCAGCTTACAATTTTGTACCATGTGTTTGACAGAACGGTTCACAcagaaaaattaattaatatatGGAAAATTAACATATGTACTCATTACcccttcatatatatatatatatatatatatatatatatatatatatatatatatatatatatatatatatatatatatatatacatacatacatacatatatacaaaatatacaTTCTATTTAATTTACAgtatattcacacacacacacacagacacacatatatacacttgAGTGTACATCATAATAATTATAGCtttaaatctgaaacaaacaaatatatgcTTCCCAGAAGCATTTCAGAGCTCGAATGTCCTAGACATTGTAGAaacaataatacaataatattattaaagaTAATTATTATAACATACAGTTTTAGAAACATGAAGGTAAATAAAATAGTCATAAATGTCAATGATATTGGCAGGATAATTAATTTCCCAATGAAGAATTATGCTCAGCACCTATAAGATGTCCTCTTTTAAAATTGTGCAATTTCAGAGGAGCCATAAGTTATTATCAGAGCATTTTGCattcagacaaacaaacaataaactgtGCTTTCGTTCTAGAGCCCCGTCTCTACTTTTTGTGGCTGTTAGCAATGACTCAAAGGCTCAATGTTGATCTCAAGGCTGAGCAGACACAAGCAGCAAAGAATTTCAGATTTTGGTCTCTGGGCCGTCTGTGATTAGTGGCTGAAAGGAGTTGCGGATTCGGGCAGCTTCTGCAGCACAAAGGTGGCCGAAGGCTTTGTTGTACCAGTCTGGAGTCCGTCCCCTGAAATCAAATCACTATATTCAATATACTATAGCATACATCACAAAATATTTAGAAATGCAGCTCAAACCATAAGAGAACAACTTTTCTATATAGCACTTTCTAAAAGAATCTTGTGTAAAAGCTCATTGTAGGACTTACTTCATGTCCACTCTGCAGATGTGAGTTAGTCTGGACTTTCCTGAGCCACAGGGCTCTAATAGGTAGTTAGACTCCAGGACTATAGCCCTTATCCCTCCTAAAGGAGGACAGTCTTCGTGCTCTATAGACACAGAAACCAGGGAGCAAGCACCTTTGGGCAAGTCTGTCCTCCATGACCTTGAATGCACAGAAAGAGACTGATTATGGTATCTTAAGAAATACAATTTGAGCTATTCCCAAAATAAGAGATCACTGAGTTTTCTTAAGCACTCACCTAAGAACTACAAAGTCCCTGCTGGGATGAGGGGGCATGCGACTCAGGACATACTGAAACACTTCTGTTTGCCTGTCCAGTGTCTCGCACACTTTCCACTGAAGGAGGTCCATATCCCACAGGTGGCGCTCTCGCAGCACCCGGTTCAACACCACAGATGGCGGCGCTTCCACCTCGACAGACACTTTCCAACGTCTCAAAGGGTTGCCATCTCCCACCTGGATCACACACATAAGACACAAAAAGGATTGTTTTCATGTACCACTATCTTTGAAATAAAGATAGTGGTTTAAGTTTAGGTTAGAAAACTAACCTTCTTATAATAGAGCTCTGTGTTATCAGAGCTGCTGCACGACACCCAGTATTTGGATTTTTCCCGGGCCTCTTTGAGCAGGTTCTGAAGTCTCCCCTCCAAAAGTGTTTGGTATGTTCCATCCTCCTCTTCCGACTGCTTGCACAGCTCGTCAATTGTTGGTGCATGCAAATCAGCCTCCACGTAGGAATTACGCGACTGAGTAACCATCTCATGAGGGATCTAATGGGTGCATAAAAGCATAAGGTAAGGCTcacagcaaataaaaacaagactaGATACTGCATCCAGGCTTTAAATTCTTACTGCATAATAAACACAGGTTCTCGTACCTCAAAGAGGCGGTTGCACTCTATGATCATGTGAGCGAGGCCCTGTGCCGCTGCTAAATTCTCATTCAGATCCTTCTGGTCTGGTCTGCCAGTAGCATACTTCTTATGCATGGCCCTGGAGATTATATGAGGAGAGAAAACCTATTAGGCCAGCAGGGACTTCAGGTCAACATCCCCACAAGAAACAGTATATAAACCCTTCTTCCGCTCTGCAGGAAACCGCTTTGATCTCTTTAGCAACAATTTCAACTTGCTAAATTAGAgagctttgctttgtttgtacACAGCATGATCTCATAAAACATTAAGCTTTAACTGGGGTAAAACTGGCCCAGAAAGAGAGTTATCTACTGCACCCCTGAGGGATGAGTAAAATCTGTAACCCACTTTATAGCGATCTTTATGGAGCTGTGGGGAAGATAATCATGCAGGAGTTAATGTATGCATGTCTTCATCATTATTTTTGTAAACACAGAATGGCAGGTAATGTTACCCAAAACCACAGACACCAAGTTAAGtgtaacacaagaaaaaaagaaaacaatacctTGGTGATAGATTGTCCTTCTTCATTTTGTTGAGATGGAAGAGGGACGGAGCCAGGCACACAGCAATATTCATAGGTGTCATCTGGTTCTCCGCCACAGAGGAAGTGACATCACTAAGGAAACAGAGCAGCGTCTGCAGTACCTCTCGATTTTCATCAGACATCAACATGATGGCGGCCTGGACAGCTTGCAATCTTTGGTCCTTTGGTACATCTGCACAGGTGAATAAAAGGATTAGAACACAACATTTGTGCTTTGCAGAGGTAGTGATAACAGATAAAAATGCAGTCTTTACTTACACTGGTAAATATGGAGGAAGGTCTCTCCCAGCTTGCTGGTGAGTAGGGGCTCAGGTAAATCCCTGAAGAATTGCTTCACCATATCAGCCACATCATAGGCAGACTGATCCTcataatttacattttctgGAGAACTTTCATTCATCTGCCTCAGAGCTTGGATTCGAGACTTCACGCCTGATTTACGAAAAAGACCCacctggaagcaaaacagttaTATCACATAAACTTCATATATGAAAATGAAAGGCATGTGCAGTGTGAGAGTATCGTATACTGTCACTGACCTGGTCAAGGCACTGACTCCTCAAGTACCGCAGGGCCTGCTGCAGGCCGAGGGGCAAGGGCTGTCCTGAACGCTGCACATGCACAATGAGAGGAACTCCAAACACATTCTTATCCTTATAATCTGGTACCTTCATTCTCTTCATAAATTTTGGCACAGACCTAGGAGAGACATTagcacatgttttaaaaaattctcTTTAGACTAAAGAAAGATGATGGCAATGAAGGACGCCAATACAGTATATCAGGATTTGGacaaatacatacataaataatacTGATGACTGAGAGTGATTATCAGTTCAAAGAACTGTAATAAAATCCAAATTGAAAATAGGAATCAAACATAAGTAGTTGGGAGAATACGTTAGACTTACCAAGTCCAGCCATGTTTATTGGTCAGGGAATACTTCTCCATGATTGCAGTCAAACGCAACAGTGAAAACTTTTGTAACAAACTCAGCTGGCCTGCTGATTGGTTTGTGATCTGCAGGGATGCTCTTGAGTGACTTAGACGATTAGATATCTGAAAGCTGGGCCATCTTAACCTAATGccaaaagagattaaaaaagcaaagaaaatagaGTAAACTTTTATTCATCTTAACATACTCTTACTGCTTAGTTCTATCAGTTCAGTCTTACCTATTAGGTCTTGTGAGTGATGCACCTACACCGGAGTCCCTCCTTTCCCTGAGCCTTGTAGATTCTGTCTCTGTAAGTGATACTTTGTCTCTGTCTCCATCACTAGGCACGATCTGGCTTTCCGTGACAGAATTTCCCTCAAAGTCCAATGTAATCTGACTAGAGGACTGAAGCCCTGCTGTATCATCCTTCCCGTCATCGATCTGTACTATCCCCTCGCCTCCAGGGAACACATTTTTTGACCAGTGGTCCACTATCTGTTGTAGACCATTGACATGCAGTAAGATATCATCCAGGTGTGGAAACAGATCCTCTTTCTCCAGGTCTATCAGGTCTCCAGTGCTGGCATACAGATGCGAGCCAGGAACATTATCGTACACACTGATGCGGCTACCTCTGGAAGAGGACTGGGTGGCAGGCCGTGTTTCCTTTCTGCATGAAATTAAAGGGGAGTCCAGGTGCATGCTGCCAGTGTGCCAGTTAATTGAGGCGCCACCAGTTGGGGACAGGCTCTCTATGGACAATGCTTTGGGGAAGGTTCCTGGCTTGTGGTCTTTGGGAATGTGGACCACGAGGTTTTCATAAGAGCAAAATTCATTTCTACGATTTTGTTCTGCAACTTTATTCATTTGGGATCCTGAGAAGATGTCCATGTCCTCCAAATACATGCCGCTGCGTTTATGGTCAACACGGTGAGGCTTACGCTCTTTTAGGCTGGGTGTGCTGACAGTGCTGCCACCAGAATGGCTGCTACCCTCACTACTGGAGTGGGATGGCAGAATTTTATTGCATGGTGGTTCCAGAGCTCCACCATCTCCATTTATTATGTCTTCACACCTCAATTTCTTCAGGGCCTGGGCCTTCTGCTGCAGCACAGGAGAGCTGATTACCAGCGTCTTATGGCCTTTTCCCAGAGTACCTCGGGAGCTCAGTGTATCCATACGCTTTAGTAACTCCTTGGCACGAGAGTGGGTTGTTTTGCTGTGCTTGTCAGATGGTGAATTGAAGTGAGCAAATTCTTTGGGGATGTGAGGCATTGTGAGAGAAGTTGAGTCTGGCATTGCTGCAGTGTCTGAGCAGGTGCGGTTAGAACAGTCAGAGTCCTCTGTGCTGAGGCCCCGATGACCGCTGCCTCCGCTGCTCTCGCTGTGCAAAGAAGAGACCTCTGGCTCACTGAGGTCTGTCAGAACACTCTCGCTGCTGGTGGTAGTTCTCAGAGGCACACCATCTCTGGAGAGCTCACCCTCTCTGTGATTTCCCAGCAGACTGTCAATGTCCTGTAACCTGGACCAACGCCGGCTGCTCCACTCAAAGGTCCATTTGTCACTAATAGCAAACAGATCATCTTCATCAGAGTCTTCACTCTGGGAAAAGAAAGATTATTTTACACTAATTATTCTGGCAGATATAACTGCAACTGCTGCTATTTAGGTCTCATGAAAGTTACTGCAGTAGTAAATAACTATCCACTGAAATAAGAATAACAATCAAAAAGACCATGGATGCAGAAACACTCCACAAAGGATAATTTGCATATTTTACCTctttgtagtgtgtgtgtgaaattttTTCACTGGAAGCTAAAACGTGTGTACTAACACACAAAATCTATAGCACAAAGGATAGCTACAGGcaataaaaggaaaatgtgtttgCAAAGGACTAATACCATTATGCAACCAGCCAAGACAAGGCTACATTCCAGTGCGCGAACAAATAAGAAGTAATAACTGTGAATGTAATAATAGTTGTATATAAAGATAAAGTTAGGTTCTATTTGTGCTGAAGCATGTATTAACATTTCTTTTCAACATCTTAAAAATTACTGATAACTACTGTGGTATTAGactcaaagattttttttctattaagagCTACAAACCAAGAAtaacagctcaaagcagtccAGACTATGTGGAGAGTCGCACACAAAAGGCTATTGTTgtggcaaaaataaatatattaccaattgagtaggggtgcaacgatattcgtatcgatattgaaccgttcgatacagtgctttcggttcggtacgcatatgtatcgaacaatacaaaatgtttaatttattttatcaactttccttctgacaatgctgtctgtgttgagcgctcagtgaatctgcgttcgactactccgcctaggctcgacagtgcagcctaggcggagtagtcgaacgcagattcactgagcgctcaacacagacagcatcatcagaaggaagagcgcagggcaagctagcgagacagaagttaagctctccttacaacatggacctcccgcaccctcattcagatctggcgtttggaattattttggttttcatgtgacgtatgaccctgaaggtaagcgagtcatgcactaaagtaaaacagtatgttggatgtgccatgcaatgctcaattacatgggtgggagctagtgtgttagtgcagttagctcgttaaggtGTTGGccatctagccccatgcacggggcgatcggcggtagctcgttaacggagatttgccgtgttgtggcgttaaggtcatttcaacaagattaacctgaaagcactagtgggaacacaacgaatatgactgcacatttacgccggcatcatcctagtgcaaagacaagtggaagcagaaaaaaaacaagcaagcatgctactaactttagccgagtcatttagacagctgttagcacatgattctccttatatgtttaatatgctgctgagaatatagcccagaagaagcggatagtatagcttttattttggaaagagccatttctctgtaataaactctctttttccaaagatgagtgattcctcaatcagatacagggctcgcaatatcgctagcccgacgtcccggggctagcgatcttttcagtcgggctaccaaaatctatctctgccctgcccgtcgggctattgcaggaaggaaaaatatatgtcaatgcttttgcattctttcagaaatgtagctgggtaattatgtcattggcatcggtgagccactgtcaatatgtgacatattgaaatcgcgtttgaatttgcgcttgtttttttgctttcactttgcaatgacagcactgatctgtgagtgatgataatttgtgcaccaattcctctgacatagtcttattaattgttagcttactatgcaaacatgacaagtgaaatctcccgcagcaagcttaaacatgtgagaggttgatcgcgcagagaatcgctgagcttatgtgagtgcgtgtgtaaaagcagcaggatttatatttgactacgatgaccttcacagacagatatatattttagttctgctgagccaaataagacaggtcagggtgaagaagtgacagccaaagaaaagcttaccacaaaacggagaagttatgacaaatcagactataaggcaaaaagaaagtgcagctttatggtttcatggacaaaagaatttctgtggctgcaatatgacgagctaaataaccagggctgcacataagtggtccgcaggtgcgcattcgctgtcaaaataaaaaacacgcacaagggttagggttaaatttaaaaactgtacttttgagttaaaatatatatttataattttaataaatgacaaattaaaaaggcatgaacattttttttgtatcgaaaaaatatcgaaccgtgacaccaaggatcgaaccgaaccgaaccgtgaattttgtgtatcgttgcacccctacaatTGAgtcataaagtgttttaaaaatatatctcTTCAAGGAGGATgctgttttttccccaaatCCAAAATGCATTTAATGTTATATTATACTTGTCACaactgtaaaagtaaaaagactTTAACACTTACTTTCTTCTTTGGAAGATTCACGTCAAGTTTCATAGAGGCACACTTATTTAAAGTGTGGAGTcgcctgaaagaaaaacagccttaGGATGAAAAGCTGTtccaagcaaacaaaagaaagcagCAGTAGTAATCAACACCAGATGAGCAGACTAGAAAAAGATCCacttctgtttgttgtttaagTGTTAATCTGATCAGTGTCTGTTTGGATGCACAGCCAGACCCAGTGGGAAACTGAATGTATCCATATAATAGTATCCTAAACCTAATGAACACCGGTAATTGTCAGTTGCTCTGTTCTCTAAGTGATAGTGGCTTGAAGGGCTGCCTGTAGCAGTCTGACAAACGTGAACTTTAGTTCAACTTTGCCTAATCAAATTCATTCAAAATTTTCCCCTGTACGTGCTAACATATAGGTCTTAAATGTGATCTTCAACTTGGCATGGTGATTTAGAAAGACTGTCCTTAACATGAAGCATAGACAATATAGCTGTAGGTTTTGCATTTATCATAATCTATTTATAAATACTGATGTACATTTCCTTAGCGTagttttataaaaagaaacagtgaaTGCTTTCAGTATCTCTAATAAACATCACGAACTAAGGCTTTGAGCGTATCCTTAGTGATTACAGTTTATAGGAGTCTGTGGGTGTGCCAACTGGAATTTACAGTACACTGTACAACGGCACTAAGAGCTGAAAATGAACCAACCGCTGCAGATGGAAAAAATGACGACATAAGAAAACACACTCCCGCTAAACTGAGTGTTGGCTttagacaaagaaacaaatgtgcGGTAAGATAATTACAAGCTTTAACAGCTCCACATACTGCTAACAGGCTTTTTTTAAACCGACTGACAGTATTGTTCTGTGTCAGTAAAAGGCCTCTAACCATTCTCCAGTGTTACAGAAGGGGTTAGTTAAACAAGACGTTCCCATGATTGTTACTGTAGATAGTGGAGCACTGAAGAGGGGGATCTCTAAGCTGGGGGCCCTTTATTCCGCAGGccagaagagctttgaatgtggTTACTATAAAAAGGAGGCTGCTTAGTGAAGGATCAGA comes from Astatotilapia calliptera chromosome 14, fAstCal1.2, whole genome shotgun sequence and encodes:
- the stard13b gene encoding stAR-related lipid transfer protein 13 isoform X1, with amino-acid sequence MEVTSEVNLENHQSWTVLGLHKVTFLTKDSPREYAAISTNDSLERRGDDFCSKAQSSLLERSGDITTNEKAFVCAVQKTVCFLETEEKSVIPREASLNSAQLLESKLISLRTNQSCCGNFSPPPPESEDQSSKAVQNHPDETLDFTCEYLKIDRKNFDLVALNRNSIPATEVPAVIPECGLRVLDLPHIVKHKQSSITFSDYTCPPTGNGYAFVNESSDDGGSSQEGEQDDDGHHDGDNDDDDDDDVFPELPHGQDLLVHHRQRNAGKEKKKLCTSSQAGNDHTLRSCGYEAEGETSSEKESPQVQSPWSESISQLMKKLDQLNLDIEEALSASSSPSDTPCTTRKKQWGGALPKPTLKRTLNDQVLHRPEREECQNRDWFSTPRSSSMGTRARTKKTMFSKVTDASRAEIEAKEACDWLRAAGFPQYAQLFEDSQFPIDITPVKRDHDFLDKDLVEPLCRRLHTLNKCASMKLDVNLPKKKSEDSDEDDLFAISDKWTFEWSSRRWSRLQDIDSLLGNHREGELSRDGVPLRTTTSSESVLTDLSEPEVSSLHSESSGGSGHRGLSTEDSDCSNRTCSDTAAMPDSTSLTMPHIPKEFAHFNSPSDKHSKTTHSRAKELLKRMDTLSSRGTLGKGHKTLVISSPVLQQKAQALKKLRCEDIINGDGGALEPPCNKILPSHSSSEGSSHSGGSTVSTPSLKERKPHRVDHKRSGMYLEDMDIFSGSQMNKVAEQNRRNEFCSYENLVVHIPKDHKPGTFPKALSIESLSPTGGASINWHTGSMHLDSPLISCRKETRPATQSSSRGSRISVYDNVPGSHLYASTGDLIDLEKEDLFPHLDDILLHVNGLQQIVDHWSKNVFPGGEGIVQIDDGKDDTAGLQSSSQITLDFEGNSVTESQIVPSDGDRDKVSLTETESTRLRERRDSGVGASLTRPNRLRWPSFQISNRLSHSRASLQITNQSAGQLSLLQKFSLLRLTAIMEKYSLTNKHGWTWSVPKFMKRMKVPDYKDKNVFGVPLIVHVQRSGQPLPLGLQQALRYLRSQCLDQVGLFRKSGVKSRIQALRQMNESSPENVNYEDQSAYDVADMVKQFFRDLPEPLLTSKLGETFLHIYQYVPKDQRLQAVQAAIMLMSDENREVLQTLLCFLSDVTSSVAENQMTPMNIAVCLAPSLFHLNKMKKDNLSPRAMHKKYATGRPDQKDLNENLAAAQGLAHMIIECNRLFEIPHEMVTQSRNSYVEADLHAPTIDELCKQSEEEDGTYQTLLEGRLQNLLKEAREKSKYWVSCSSSDNTELYYKKVGDGNPLRRWKVSVEVEAPPSVVLNRVLRERHLWDMDLLQWKVCETLDRQTEVFQYVLSRMPPHPSRDFVVLRSWRTDLPKGACSLVSVSIEHEDCPPLGGIRAIVLESNYLLEPCGSGKSRLTHICRVDMKGRTPDWYNKAFGHLCAAEAARIRNSFQPLITDGPETKI